The genomic DNA CCAATGCAGGTATTGCATTAAACGACAACTTTGTGAAAATTGTTTCTTGGTATGATAACGAAATAGGTTATTCAACTAAGATTGTAGACTTAATTGAATATTCTGCTTCTTTGTAATCTTCAAAATAAACACAATAAAAAACCTGATAGATTTACTTCTATCAGGTTTTTTTTATTTTTGAATACTGAATACTACTTAACAGCTATTGCACTAATTTCGACATTTACAAATTTAGGCAAGTTTGCTACTTCTACAGTTTCTCTTGCAGGAGCCGTTTCTTCATTAAAATATTGTCCGTAAACGGCATTTATTTCCCCAAAGTTGTTCATGTCAGAAATAAATATTGAAGTTTTAATTACATTTTCAAAAGTCATTTCAGCAGCAGCTAAAACTTCCTTTAGGTTTTCCATTACTTGTGTTGTTTCTTCTTTAATTGAAGCTAAAACCAATGCTCCTGTTTCAGGGTTAATAGCAATTTGACCTGAAGTGTATAACGTATTTCCTGTTAAAACAGCTTGATTATAAGGACCAATTGGTGTAGGTGCTTTGCTTGTTGTGATTATTTTTTTCATTTAAATGGTTGTTTATAAAGTTTAAAACGATGTCTAATTCGCCATCATAATTGTATACTACATATGATAATATTCCAATTCCAAAGATAAAATTAAGATAAAAATATAGATTTCTACCATCATTTTCCCTAAAAGACTATCTATTTCATTGTTTATGAATAAAGTAAATCCTATCAAGAGCTATTATGGCTTTACAAATTGAATAAAAACTACTTAAAGTTGCCATGATAAAAATGATTAAATTCATCTTAAAACAACTTTCTATCTGGTGGCTTATTTTTATCCCACTTTAAATCAGATAAGACAGAAGATTTCACACCTATAAAAAAGGTGTAAGAAGAGTTTGTACCAAAAGGAACCCAATTAAAATTGAAATTCCAACTATCTAAATCTCTCGTGAAATTAAATCTAGAAAAAGTAAAAGCACCACCTTTAACATCATAACCAGAAGAATATCCCATTTTCCATTTTGGTGATAACTCTACATTACCACTAAACATAATACTGTGTACTCCAATATTTCCACCATCAAGCCCATTATTAATATAATTAGTAGAATATGCTAAACTTATAGACCAAGGTATATCCGCATTGTAAAGTTTTGCTGTTTTGTTTTTATCTTCGCCACTCGTATTTTTTGAGTTATTCATTTGGCCGAATCTATCAGTAGGATTAATATCTGCGCCAATAACATCTTGTGAGTTGTTAGGGTCTCTGTTTTTATCTTTTTTATCACCTTTTTTATCCTTTTTAAAATCTGCACTAGAAATAGAATAATTGGCGGTTAAACTTGCATTGGTTAATCTTAATCCTAAAAAGTTAGAATTAAATTCATTAATTCTAATAGGAGAACCTGTTGAAGAAGCAACAACTTTGTAAGGGTCTAAAGAACCACTTAAATTTACAGATAACTTATCTTTAAACAAACGTGTTCCTGCAGAAAAGTTAACTTTAGACCAACGCAAACTATCTGCGGCCATGTTATAATTACTACTAAAATTTAGGTTGTTTAAAAGCATTATTTTTTCATCCTCCTCATCACTATCAGGATCTTTAGGCGCAACTTTAGCTTCTAAAACGTTGTTTAAAGAGATTCCTATAGAATTACTTAAGCCTGAGGAAGGGCCACCATATATTCCCTTGTCAAAAACAGTGTAATCTTTCAAATCGCTTGGGTTGTTACTAGCTTGCACTTGTTTTAAGTATTTTTCTTCAAAATCTGGTCTGTAAGAATAAGATATAGAAGGTCTAAACGTATGTCTTATTCCTTTTAATCTCCCTTTTTTAAAGTTGAAAGTACCATAAATGTTTGTAGATAAACTTACACCAGTATTATATTCTCTAAAACTTTTGAAACCTCTTAGCGTATCTGTTACAATTTTGTTATTTGTAGCATCATATTCTTTTTCAATATAATCGAACTGCCATGTTTCTTCATAACTTACACTTGGTGATACAGTAAAGTATTTAAAAGCCTTAAAATTTGTACTTGTTCCGGTTTTATGTCGCATACCAGCTCTAGCAGTTTCAAACATTTTAGCCGTTAAAAAATCATCATCTGTAGTGTTAATTAAATATTTACTATCTAAAGTGTAATTAAAGCCCATTTTCTGAATAGGGTTCTTTTTTATACCATTTTTTCCTGCAAAAGGATACACTCTGTTCATGTTTACAGTTAAAGAAGGCAATGTCATTGTAATTTCTTCTGTATTTGTGTTTTGCTGATGTTGGGCAGTAACATTCATATTAAAGGGAGTACCAACAAAAGTTTTACTATAGTTTACAGAAGAACTAAGACTGTTCGTTTGTGTTTGTGCAACATTAAATTGATTTTGTGATTCTCTAAAAAACTTACTGCTTCCTAAGTTTACAGAGGCTGTAAATCTAGAATTCGGACTCGCTTTTGTGTCTTGATTATGGTTCCACCTAAGGTTAAATTTATTCGATTTACTAAAATCATCAAAACCACGAATTCCGTTGATGTTGTTTTCGAAACTAAAATTGAAAGTCCCATTAAAACGGTATCTTTTATTGTAATTTGAATTCGCTCTAAAACCCCAACTTCCGTTAGAATAAGCATCTCCAGTAATTCCTAAATCTACATAATCATTAATTGCAAAATAATATCCACCGTTTTGAAACCCAATACCTCTATCACTACTTCCAGTATCAAAAGCAGGAATTAGAAACCCAGAAACACTTGTTTGGGTAATAGGAAAATAAGCAAAAGGTAAGTAAACAGGTGTGGGTACATCTGCTATAAATAATTGACTACCACCAACAATTATTTTCTTTCCAGGAATAATTTTTGCTTTACTTGTTCCTATATAATAATCTAATTTTTCTGAAGTGGTAAATTTAATGTCTCTAACATAAATAGTAGAGTCATTTACTCTTTTGGTTTTTTTACCAAATGTAAACATTTCACCTTGTTTGGTTTTTAAACCATAAATTAAAGCTTTCTTAGATTTAAAGTTATAAACAATAGAATCTTGCTCAGACTCTTCATTACCTTGTTTAAAAATAGGGCGCTGTATATAACCAGTACTATCAATAATTCCTTTTGCAAAAAGTGTGTTTTTAATATAATCTACAACTATAATACCTGCTTTTAAATCTATATCTGTATAGGTAATATTTGCTTCGTTGTAAAGAGTTACAGTTTTGTTTTTGGCATTTTGTATAGTATGGTCTTTTGCAACATGTGTAATAATATCTTCAATAGTTTCTTTTGGTTTAATTGTATCTAAAGAAATTGTATCTTTTTCTCTGAGTAGTATAGTGTCTTTTTTTATTGTAGATGTACTATCTACCTTGTTTAAGGGAACAGAATCTTTCTTAACTATGGGAACCACTATTTTTTTAGTTGGTTTTATGTCCTGAGAAAACCCTAGCTTTGTAAAAAAGAGGCAGCAAAATAAAAGTATATATGATAGGTTTGTTTGCAATGCTTTTAATACTATTTTTGTATGTGAATGAAAATATGGCGTAATATTTGAAACACCAAATTTAAGAATTCAAAATTAGTTAAATTTTATTGATGCAATCCCAACAAAAACACAAAAATATTATCAAACTTAAAATTATTTTTCTACTGCTGTTCATATTTGTAAGTAACAGTGTATCAACCTATGCTCAAAAAGAGTATGTAGTTGTTTTAGACGCTGGCCATGGAGGTAAAGATCCAGGTAACTTAGGAAACGGCTTTAAAGAAAAAAGTATTGCTTTAAAAGTGGCTTTAAAAGTTGGTGAAAAGTTAAAGCAGCATAAAGATGTGAAAGTAATTTTTACTAGAAAAAAAGATGTTTTTATAGATTTATGGAAAAGAGGAGATATTGCAAATCATGCAAAAGCAGATTTGTTTGTTTCTATTCATTGCGATTCTCATACGTCAAACGCTTATGGTGCAGGAACTTTTGTTTTAGGTTTAAGAGGAAACAAGAAAAACCTTGAAATAGCCAAAAGAGAGAATGCAGTTATTCTTTTAGAAGATAATTTTAGAGATAAATATAAGGGTTTCGATCCTAATTCTGCAGAATCTGTAATTGGTTTATCATTACTTCAAGAAGAAAATTTAGATAAAAGTTTAGCTATTGCAAGCTTAATTCAGAATAATTTTGCTTTTAAACTGAAAAGAAACAATAGAAAAGTAAAGCAAGATAATTTTCAGGTTTTAAGAGAAACTATAATGCCAAGTGTTTTAGTAGAATTAGGCTTCTTAACAAACAAAAAAGAAGGTAGGTTTTTAAATTCTAAAATAGGTCAAACAAAAATGGCCAATGAAATATCAGACGCCATTTATAACTATATTAAAAACTTAAAACTAAATACTGTTATTGCAGAAGTTACCACTAAAGCACCTGTAAATGAAATTGAATTTAAAGTGCAAGTTGCATCAGGAAGAAATAAAATAGCCACAAAATCTTATAATTTTAAGGGCTTAAAGAACATAGAAAGAGTTCAGGTTGGTAGCTATTATAAATATTATTATGGCAATAGTTCTTCTTATAAATCTGTAGAAAAAGCAAGAAGAGTGGTACAGGCTAAAGGCTATAAAACTGCTTTTATTGTCGCCTTTAAAAATGGAAAAAAAATAGCCGTACAAGAGGCTTTAAAAATGCAGTAAAATTAACAGATTCTAATAAAAATTATTAGTAATTTTGTTGAAAACTTCTATACATGTCTAAAGAATTAAAAACCGGAATTATTGCAGTAATTATTATTGTCATTTCTATTTGGGGATATAACTTCCTGAAAGGGCAAAATTTACTAGATCCTGGTTCTCGTACTTTTAAAGTTGAATATGGTAAAATTGGCGGGCTTACGAAGTCTAGTTCGGTTACTATCAATGGTTTAAAGGTTGGTAAGGTTGATAAAATTGAATTTGATAGAAGTGAGGAAAAAAGAGGTCATTTAATAGTAACTTTTATTGTTGATAATGATTTTGAGTTTTCTAAAAAAAGTATTGTTAGAATATATTCTCCTAATCCTTTAAGTGGTTCAAATTTAGCAGTAATACCTAGTTATGAAGGCGAAATGGCTGTTTCCGGAGATCTTTTAGAAGGTGAAATGGAAGAAAGCTTGTTTACTTCCATTGGTGAAAGATTAAATCCTCTGCAACAGAAAATAGAAAGTGTAATTGTTCGAGCAGATACATTGTTTAGTGGTGTAAATAGAATATTGAATGATGAAACAATTGATGGTATTAATAGTTCTGTTTCTAACTTAGCTGGTACAATAGCAGATATTAGAAAAACCATTCAAGCTGTTAATTCGATGGTTGTAGACAATCAAGAAAACTTAAAAATTACCTTAGAAAATACTAAAAACATTACAAAAAACTTTAGTAAAGTATCCGATAGTTTAAATGCTGTAGACTTTAATAAAATTATAAGTAAAGCAGAAGAAGCTGTTAGTAATTTTAATGAAATGTCTAAGAAAATAAATTCTGGAGATGGTACTATTGGTAAATTGATTAACGACAAAAGAATGTATGACAATTTAGAAGCTGCCACTAGAGAGTTA from Polaribacter sp. ALD11 includes the following:
- a CDS encoding RidA family protein produces the protein MKKIITTSKAPTPIGPYNQAVLTGNTLYTSGQIAINPETGALVLASIKEETTQVMENLKEVLAAAEMTFENVIKTSIFISDMNNFGEINAVYGQYFNEETAPARETVEVANLPKFVNVEISAIAVK
- a CDS encoding putative LPS assembly protein LptD — translated: MVPIVKKDSVPLNKVDSTSTIKKDTILLREKDTISLDTIKPKETIEDIITHVAKDHTIQNAKNKTVTLYNEANITYTDIDLKAGIIVVDYIKNTLFAKGIIDSTGYIQRPIFKQGNEESEQDSIVYNFKSKKALIYGLKTKQGEMFTFGKKTKRVNDSTIYVRDIKFTTSEKLDYYIGTSKAKIIPGKKIIVGGSQLFIADVPTPVYLPFAYFPITQTSVSGFLIPAFDTGSSDRGIGFQNGGYYFAINDYVDLGITGDAYSNGSWGFRANSNYNKRYRFNGTFNFSFENNINGIRGFDDFSKSNKFNLRWNHNQDTKASPNSRFTASVNLGSSKFFRESQNQFNVAQTQTNSLSSSVNYSKTFVGTPFNMNVTAQHQQNTNTEEITMTLPSLTVNMNRVYPFAGKNGIKKNPIQKMGFNYTLDSKYLINTTDDDFLTAKMFETARAGMRHKTGTSTNFKAFKYFTVSPSVSYEETWQFDYIEKEYDATNNKIVTDTLRGFKSFREYNTGVSLSTNIYGTFNFKKGRLKGIRHTFRPSISYSYRPDFEEKYLKQVQASNNPSDLKDYTVFDKGIYGGPSSGLSNSIGISLNNVLEAKVAPKDPDSDEEDEKIMLLNNLNFSSNYNMAADSLRWSKVNFSAGTRLFKDKLSVNLSGSLDPYKVVASSTGSPIRINEFNSNFLGLRLTNASLTANYSISSADFKKDKKGDKKDKNRDPNNSQDVIGADINPTDRFGQMNNSKNTSGEDKNKTAKLYNADIPWSISLAYSTNYINNGLDGGNIGVHSIMFSGNVELSPKWKMGYSSGYDVKGGAFTFSRFNFTRDLDSWNFNFNWVPFGTNSSYTFFIGVKSSVLSDLKWDKNKPPDRKLF
- a CDS encoding MlaD family protein codes for the protein MSKELKTGIIAVIIIVISIWGYNFLKGQNLLDPGSRTFKVEYGKIGGLTKSSSVTINGLKVGKVDKIEFDRSEEKRGHLIVTFIVDNDFEFSKKSIVRIYSPNPLSGSNLAVIPSYEGEMAVSGDLLEGEMEESLFTSIGERLNPLQQKIESVIVRADTLFSGVNRILNDETIDGINSSVSNLAGTIADIRKTIQAVNSMVVDNQENLKITLENTKNITKNFSKVSDSLNAVDFNKIISKAEEAVSNFNEMSKKINSGDGTIGKLINDKRMYDNLEAATRELEELLRDIKLNPKRYIHFSIFGKSPEPYGEEIQY
- a CDS encoding N-acetylmuramoyl-L-alanine amidase, producing MQSQQKHKNIIKLKIIFLLLFIFVSNSVSTYAQKEYVVVLDAGHGGKDPGNLGNGFKEKSIALKVALKVGEKLKQHKDVKVIFTRKKDVFIDLWKRGDIANHAKADLFVSIHCDSHTSNAYGAGTFVLGLRGNKKNLEIAKRENAVILLEDNFRDKYKGFDPNSAESVIGLSLLQEENLDKSLAIASLIQNNFAFKLKRNNRKVKQDNFQVLRETIMPSVLVELGFLTNKKEGRFLNSKIGQTKMANEISDAIYNYIKNLKLNTVIAEVTTKAPVNEIEFKVQVASGRNKIATKSYNFKGLKNIERVQVGSYYKYYYGNSSSYKSVEKARRVVQAKGYKTAFIVAFKNGKKIAVQEALKMQ